From Bradyrhizobium sp. 4:
GGCCGCCCGCTACGTGCATTGGGGCGCGACCAGCCAGGACGTCATCGACACCGCGACCATGCTCACGCTTCGCGCCGGCATCGATGCGTTGGACGCCGATCTCAGCCGCGCCATCAAGGGCTTTGCCGCACTGGCGCGCACTCATCGCAACACGGCGATGGTGGCGCGGACCTGGCTCCAGCACGCGCTGCCGATGCCGTTCGGCCTGAAGGCCGCCGAATACGCCGCAAGCCTCGCCCGCGCCCGCTGCCGCTTGAGGCGGCTCTCCCGCGAGGGCCTCGCACTGCAATTCGGCGGCGCGGCCGGCACGCTTGCAGCACTCGGCGACAAGGGGCTCGTGGTCTCCGAACGGCTGGCGCGGGAGCTGAACCTGCTGCTGCCCGAAGCGCCCTGGCACACCCATCGCGACCGCATCGCGGAAGCCGCATCGAGCTTTGCGATTCTCGCCGGCAGCTGCGGCAAGATCGCGCGCGACGTCTCGCTGCTGATGCAGACCGATGTCGGCGAAGCGTTCGAGCCTGCCGGCGAAGGCCGCGGCGGCTCCTCGACCATGCCGCACAAGCGGAACCCGGTCGCGGCCGCAAGTGCGCTGGGCTGCGCGACCATGGCGCCTCAGCTCGCAGCGACGATTTTTGCCGCACAGGTGCAGGACCACGAACGCAGCGCCGGTCCCTGGCACGCGGAATGGCCGACGCTGCCGCAATTAATGCTGGTCACCTCCGGCGCGCTTGCCGCCATCGTCGACATCGCCGAGGGTCTCGATGTCGATGCCGCGCGCATGCGCAGCAATCTCGATGCGACGCACGGGCTGATCATGGCGGAAGCGGTCACCTTTGCGCTGGCCGACAAGATCGGCAAGAGCGATGCGCATCATCTGATCGAGGCCGCGAGCAAGCGCGCGGTCGCCGAGAAGAAGCATCTGCGCGAGGTGCTCGCAGCCGATTCGCAGGTCACTGCGCATCTTTCGCCGGAAAAAATTGCGGCGTTGTTCGAGCCGATGGCCTATCAAGGCGCTTCCCAAGCCCTGATCGACCGCCTGCTCGACAGCCTCGAACGCGAATAGAGCAGCCTTGAGCGGACATAAAACGGAGACGCCAGCATGCCCATGATCGATGCCGACGGTTGCCTGATCAACGTCTCCGTCGAGGGCCGCGACGGCGGGCCGACGCTGATGCTGTCGAACTCGCTCGGCTGCACGCTGCAGATGTGGGAGCCGCAGATGAAGGCGCTGACGCAGATATTCCGC
This genomic window contains:
- a CDS encoding 3-carboxy-cis,cis-muconate cycloisomerase; this encodes MSTSLSPLLAPMLSSVAMRAVCDDRSTLQNMLDFEAALARAEAATGVIPASAVGPIEAACKADTFDMAALAEAATRSGNLAIPLVKTLTANVGRADAEAARYVHWGATSQDVIDTATMLTLRAGIDALDADLSRAIKGFAALARTHRNTAMVARTWLQHALPMPFGLKAAEYAASLARARCRLRRLSREGLALQFGGAAGTLAALGDKGLVVSERLARELNLLLPEAPWHTHRDRIAEAASSFAILAGSCGKIARDVSLLMQTDVGEAFEPAGEGRGGSSTMPHKRNPVAAASALGCATMAPQLAATIFAAQVQDHERSAGPWHAEWPTLPQLMLVTSGALAAIVDIAEGLDVDAARMRSNLDATHGLIMAEAVTFALADKIGKSDAHHLIEAASKRAVAEKKHLREVLAADSQVTAHLSPEKIAALFEPMAYQGASQALIDRLLDSLERE